The genomic region TTGCCGCTGTACCACTTGCGGGGCCATTTGTCAGCCACATCTACCTAATAGTGTTCTCATGGACTTGTTCAATCCAACCATCAATTGGTTGAGGTGTTCTTGGCTTTATACATATTTGTTTAGAGTTTTAGTGTCTTAGAGATTTAGGTAAACATTTGGAAATCAAGCCAAGATTATTTAATGCAAATATTTTTATTGGCTTCTCTCGTCTAATTCAATCCTTCAGCTTGCTTCTTCCTTAGTgtgattttttttaattttacaAATTGATTAGCATTGTCCAAACTATATATTAATACAATTTTGCGTCTCAGAAGCAAAGTAAAAATGCATTTAGCTAAAGGATCAATCTTCAAACAACCGCTCTTCCAAAAAATCTCGAGCGTATGAATCTGTCGAATAATATTTTTGAAGGCAATCTAGGAGGAGTACGAAATGTGAAAACGTTCATGACATCTCCATCCGTTCCGTTCCAGAGTCGACCAGATTCAACGGATGAAGAAAGATTTTCAATTCATATGGTATTAAGGTATGATACTCCTTTTATTTATAATCATGGAAGTAGTTTGAACATTCGGTCAACGACCATCATTTACCTGAAATTAAGCCATTTtatgatttttttttaaaaaaagagaaGAACGTGGACCACTCAGCGAGTGAGGCAAACTGATTAGTTAGCATATCACCATGGTAATCTGGAAGCAGAGCAGCATCCCCAACTTCTCTTTGTTACATTGATTGAACGGACAAGAAAACGAAGCATCAGCATCATACTACTGTCCAATGTCTAAGCTATCGGTTAGCGCATCAGTTTCAATCTTTCAAAGCGTCATTGGAAGTCAAAGGCTAGGTAGCACTAGCACAAGTTGTTTCTAGCATCGTCCAGATCTGATGCATCCGTTAAACAGGCGCACGAGCTCAAGGCCTTCACCTTGGATCAGGGATGTGATCGACGACGCGGTGCGACGTACTCCTCACTAGTAGGAGCATTCACTGTGATCTCCTGTTGCTTAGCTTAGCTGCAAGAACGATCTGGAACATAGCGACCGGTAGTATGAACCTCCTTTGTCCTCGCGGAGCTAGCGGTTCCTCTGGCGCTTCGCGGCGCCACTGGCGGTCGGGAAGCAGCGGCCGGCGCCGTCCGGGGTGCAGATGTCCGGCACGAAGGCGCCGCTGTCGGGGCCGCCGTGTTGCCAGTGGAGGCCGGACGCGGTCGGCGGGGAGGGCAGCGCCGGCACCGACCACTGGATCTCCGGCACCTGGCCGAACAGCTCGTTGGCGTCccgctcctcctccgacgagcggTAGTACGGGGAGCCACCCGCGCTGTCCCCGAGCTTCCCGCTGTCGGCCTGCCGAGATGACAGGAAACGCGACGGCAGAATGTCAGAAAGACGACTAGACAGTAAACACGATCTACGATCCAAAAAAACAGAGGTCTGCGCTGACCTTGGAGTTGCCGCTCTCGCCGAAGCTGAAGCCGCCGTTGAAGTCGCTAACGCCGCGGAAGAACTCGCCCAGCGGCCAATCCATGACCCCGCCGGCGATGCGGCCCTGCCCGGCACCGAAAGCCGGCGCCCGCGGAGTCCGCTTCGGCGTGGCCCTGGGCGCCGCCTCCGCGAGGCGGGGGGCAGGGGAGCCGAACTCCTCCTGCACGGCCGACCAGTCCGTGAGGCTCCCGGTAGCGCCGGCGCCGGCCGCCCAGCCGAAGTCGCTCTCGCTGTAGAGCGGCGGGGTCGGCTCGCTCTTCGCCGGCGGGGGAGACGACGCCTCTCGCTGCTCCAGGGAGAGGTCGTCAGGCTCGAGCTCCTGGCCGACCTGGACGCCGGTTAACAAGAACCGGCGGTGCGCCGAGACGAAGGAGTTGGCAGTGTGCACGGCGACGTCGCAGCTCCGGCAGAGCAGCGCGCGGTCCTCCAGGCAGAAGAAGTAGGCGTCGCATTCCTGAACCGCGTTGGCGGCGAGGATGACCAGTCAGTCAGTCGGTGAAGCCAAGTCCGCAGATACTTATTATACTATCCATCTATGTAGAAGACAAACAAGAATGAGCACGTAGCATATGTCGCACCTGGCATATGTCGCACTTGGGCGGCGACACGGCGGCGGCGCCTTGGCCGCCGGGGGCGAGGAGAGGCAGGCGCTGGTGTTTGCCTGCCAATCGGTTCGCCGCGTGGACCTCTCGGTcgcagcgcgcgcagagtgcGGCGTCGTCGGCGCAGCAGAGGACGCTCGCCTCCGCCGCCTCGCATGCACTGCACAGCACCTTCATGAACTTCTTCGCCGCCGGAGGTTAGCCGGTTCTCTCTCGCGCTCTAACGCGCGCCAACAAGGCGGGGAAAGGGAGCTCGATAGCTGCGCTGGGAATCGAATGTCAATTCCAATGGCGCGTGAGGGCTGGGGATTGTGGTGGTGGGCGAGCGGCATGGGGGTGGCGGTGTGGTATTATGGAGGCGCGCGGCGTGGGGAGGAATGGGAATGGAATGGATTCGTGGCGTGGGCGCAGCGGAGGGGACGAAGGGGGCGACGTCGCCGGCTCCTGTTGGACGAGGCGTCGAGGCCTCACGGCCGCACAAATGCGACCATCGTGCTTACCAACTAGTGACGAGTGTACCAATAATAACAAGGAAATAGATTGAAGCCAATGCATCCGTAAGTTCTACAAGTCAGTATGCCTTGGGTGCCATCATCATCTTCGACAGGTGAATATGTGCAAAATATATATTTTGACATAATGTTTTATAGTCATTAATTTATTGGTATTCGCGACGAAGAAAACAAACAATTTAAATTTAAATGTATGTTTAATATTAAAAACGACAAGTGATATTCCTTGTATAGCTAAAATATTATATGGGCCTTAACCTCTATTCGACATATAAAATGCATGCAGGTTACATGGTAGACACATTAAATCGGACTAATCGGTTGCTCGTGTGTTGCAACGGCTTACAACGATACCCACGTAAAATATCTAAAAAAATCTcaatattttttattgattgtctccgctctccatataatattttttgatttggctaactgatgttattgtttactccatctaatatgtcttggtacaacacaccCAATAAAGTgaacgattagaagagagttcacaacgactgattgAACGAATAAAaattatagaatgacataatttcatcatacagagaccaaataagagagtttgtgagctcaaatttctaaaataagtcacatgaactcaaacttataaaaaatagatcaaaatatagagtgattgctaaagtcgggcatcaataaaaaccggatgcgctccatataaatatgctacttcatagcaattactaacgtttaaaaccaacaaataacctttcattttattgTTATTGTTACAAATCATTGGTGCTCCATCCAATTAagaaacctcaaacaccatggagtccattgcgccaatatgTCTTAGAAACGATCTAATACTTGCAAAAGCCAAGAACGCCatgccgtgcttgggctgtagccttggCCCATAGTGCTGGctcgacacgattatatttttttattttataaaaaacgtatacatatatacaatttatattcaatattaaaaacatctgagtATAATGTTCTATTGGTTAGACATCTTCATccagtgtctcccgcccttcttccatcagagcataggttcgaaccccacctcttggaccgtttttaacattttacgctgatttaatcaaatgggtctaCAAGCTAACGGGCCGGCCCGACACAATCAGCAGGTCCGCATGACGTGCCTAGGCCAGAGCTGTGGCCCGCGGACGTCTGGCCCGTGTcgggccgccgtttggccatctataggcgggcaacaggttaatttgaaatagctgtgatgggttatttgtaaaaagatgacgcgggaCTAGTGCTGGGAATCTGGGCCGGGCTTTTCGGGCCAGCACGAGCACGACCCAaaaataagagcccaaagcacgGCCCGACACGAAATAATATGGGCCGGGCTGGCACGGCCCGAAGGCGGGCCTAGGACGGGCCTCAAATTCTGACCCGTCGGGCCCTCGGCATGGCCCGCATAGATGGGCCGGGCTTGGACCGGCACGACCCAATTAAGCCCAATctgtttaatttctttaatttagtaagatattgactttatattgttgttatatttggagtttatgtggttaaatgatgctagagttgtttaatatctttaatttagtaagctatgaactttatatggttataatattttgattttatatggtcaaatatacgggccgggcttgggccggcacggcccaacgAAGGCACGACATGGTTTAGGGCCGGGCTGGGCCACTGTTTTTACACTTCGGACTAGCACGACACGACCCAAAAAATGTTTGGGCTTTCCTGGCCCGAACCCGTTTGGCACGAAGCACGATGGGTTTGGGCCGGGCTGGCCTGGCCCGACCCAATTCCCAGCACTacgcgggacgaccgttgaaactggtgctttaagtatagtaaagATATACTGACCAGTTCAATGGAGCAAAAACCACTGTAAAGGTTTGAAACGTGTTTGAACAACTATCCCGTTGAAACCAAGTCTTCCTACGTGACATATAGAAACCGTAGCAACATACGTGCATATAACTAGTAAATCAAATCATGAACAATTAGAATATAATAGGTTTATCCTTGTACGTAACAATAGGATATATTGTGAAAGTAGTATAATGAAGTATGATACCGTATAATTAAACATAAATACAGTGGCAATATATTAAATAAAATGTTCATGTCATGCTTAAGACTATTGAAGTGAGGCGTAATTCTCTATAGTGTAGATGACCGATGGAGTAGTGTAAGCAAAATAAATCGAGACTCATATATCTACAATTAGATTTTAGCGTTCAATGATCAACATGCTATTTAGACTCACAATATTTGTTGTTATTTCTTATATATTTTAAGAGTAGACTTGGACTAAGGGAGGTGATTCGCACCTCAAGCAACATATTTGAAGACATATTGAAGTCCAACTAGAATATGCAAAAGTTCAAGTCACAAGATAGAACCAAACACAAAATAATAATGAGAAGAAGGGTTTCAACAGGCATCGGACTGCCCTCTAGGGCATCAGGCCATACGGTAGAGCTAACGCTAGCTAGTAGAGAGCAGGAGCATCAGACCGTATGGTCTTACTATACACACAAAGGTGCAACAGACTCATAGTGGGATGGTGTCGGACAAAATCGTTACACTATTCTCACTCGAGGAGCATCAAACTGATCCTTCACATGAGCATGGAACCATCAGAGATGGAGTTTGATAGTCACTAGAAAGATTCTTGAGAGGAAAAAGAGGAATTGGACTACTTTGATGATAAGTGTTGGACTATATGTTATAGAGGTGTGCCCCAAGGATCGAGCGACTAATATTGACATAGTAGTCATTGTGAGTGTCACCCTGGCACAAGTTCCGATGGGTTATCGTCGAACTATCCAATGGTACACAAAAATAGATGTTGAGGGTGCAATGGCTATATCTCCCCTTATGGGCCTATAAATAGCACACCAACTGACCATTTGAGTTGTGTGGGAGTTGAAAAACATACATAGTGAGTGTTAAGGCTCATAAACAATAGCTCTACACACCTAAGTGCTCAAAGAATAACTTGATGTTTTGTATATGTGCTTTATGAAGTGCTTAGGTAAGTTAGACCATGCTCATAGCAAAAAGCGAAATTTTCAAAACTTGACAAATGGCATTCTTATCTTTTTGGCCAAGAGCAAGAGGTTCTTGAAAAGAGTTCATCAAAAGATTTCATGTTCCATTATTATTGTGGTTTAAtttttgttcatgataagactattgtgttaattggaacatggagcttaacttgagatagccatgctaccacaagggtggaatgggacactcttggctgactaattaggaaagctagtggaggactaccttactcgaaaggggcaagagcGATAGAGGAGTTGCCGGTGTAGGGAGGTAacattctcgggtcgatcataatgcgatggctttttggacgagggattcctacatcGCTCTTCTCATGAAatcgtagcaggttttctgaagctagtggaactttgtaaaggcctcgtagtggatctctAGCTGTTCTCCTTGGAAGTGTTTAAGGGCCTTGGAAACCCTGGCTAGATGGGTTACaccgagagcacctagagagggggggtgaataggtgatcctgcaaaatcaaatactaaatagtccaaacttggttatgaaatgttagtcaGATTGAAACCGAGATGCTACAGCGAGAACTCTTCCCTTGATTGTTCCTTATAATGAGTATttaaacttaggaacaatagcacaagtgattAAGTGAGAACTCAAGAAGAGAAACCAATCACAATAAAAGatgacacaagagacacggtgattttatcccgtggttcggccaatgcctactccacgttgtggtgacctccttcggtcaaggattgcactcaatacctctcaagtgatccaacgatcaaacttgagtaccacagttttcttccttagTGATGTTTCccgcttgtgaggaatctccacaagttggagcctctcacccttacaatgttgTTCATAAGAAAAACCACAAGAGTCGGgaagggaaagcaacacacacaccaGCTAGAATCGCAGCAACAAtatgcacacaagtcaagaagagaGCACATAAGAACAGTGCAACAAGTTCACAACACActtagtgctcaaatctcaatcacGATGATCCGAATGCGTATTTgcagagtctaggcgtcttaggatgttcaatggaggcttggtgttgtgctccatgcgcctagggctcctttttatagccccaaggcagctaggagccgttggaactccatttgcaggcaattcttgccttctatcgggtggcacaccggacagtccggtgcaccatcggacatgaacagttcttgtccggtgcccgatctctttccttttctggcgaagctGACCGTTGAGCCCTCGGTCctcttggcgcaccagacattgtccggtgcgaccaagtgaccgttggctcgggccacGTGTCGTCCATGGATCGCGCTGCCGACTGTTGGTCGCGggcgtcgttggctcaccggacagtacgctgaattttagccacgacgccctcggtgaattcccgagagcgacaagTTCGTCGCCAAGCATTAAGCGCGGGCGCtgatggctcactggacagtccggtgcaccaccaggcaGTCTTGTGATTTTTAGCCATGTCGCCCTTGCCAATTCCCGAGAGTAGTGACTTCGCTGCTGAACCAgcatgtgcaccagacagtccggtgcaccgaagGCTGGTGCAAGATTGGCTGGACTTagccaaaacttctccaatccatTTCCACTTTtcttgacaaggttcctagcacttagaggaatatattagtatcaaaaacaattcactaaggctagagacataccttgattcttgatttgcacttctttatCACTAAGCACATATTAaccaaaacaatatgtgttggcatctaatcaccaaaacatttatagaaatggcccaagggcacatttccctttcaatctccccctttttggtgatttatgccaacacatttaaAAGCAACTTGAAATGCAATATTGTTCGcaaaagtgcaaattgaagaccaaaattTCTCACTtagaatttggcatatttggatcacttttgccaccacttggtttattttaacaaaacaaattctttttcctatctctaagtcaaagacacttgtttgggcaaatagagagatatttcaagagtaaatttgatcgaatgtcacaaactcctttttcccataatgaaacttctcccccataagagaacaaATTTGCAATAAAAGGGTTTTGATCAAATACAAAGCTTCTAACTCTACAATTTTTTTGAAATTTcataagtggttggctgatccatttgctttgacaTTAATTTCTCcttctttggcattaagcaccaaaataggagaacttttggccccttaaccccattgcctcaccaaaatgtcaaataggagcaaaaagacaataagagtacaacaaagaacttaggacaagatacattttaccgaaatgcagtggaagctctttctttgtccaagttcatatttccctttcaatatctctTTGAGACTATTTCAGGAGCACTtaaacaaacaagttagtctcgaaggagtcaagttgtagcacatcctcccctaaacatgtgcatcatttgcatagggacttgtgaggtccggggatgacttgtacaacttgagcaccagaaATAAGCAATTAAAGGCATgaatgcttaaagtaacatgatcaaaggcatagaacacatgtatgtgaaagtcgcctagaggggggggggtgaataggcggaacctgaaaattaaaactttatcccccaactagatcccttgattagtggttagaacaagatatacaattatcggagtataaaaactaagtccttgcttgaaaagagtattgctttcaaataatgcggaattgataagacaatacaactaataagtctatgagaataaagcaagaaggcttaaatgagaagagcaataagtcAAATTGTTTCTTGcgaagtgttgcttcactaaatgagaatttaacttgaagcaacaccaaatgatgttAGCAAATAATAGCACAAgaaaacttagagtaagggaaagcaaacaaatcacaagcaataaacacaaaggacacgggtgatttgttttaccgaggttcgaccctcgaaggcctagtccccgttgaggagtccacttaaggacaggtctttttcaaccctttccctctctccatcgATCactcaaggatcggcgagctcttcttcttctcaaggatcactctcgatcccgcaaggaccaccacactctttggtgtctcttgctagcttttacaagcctccaaaactttggaggaagttcaatgggagtcaaaactccacgcacaaatgaacacaaagatgtagcatacactatctctcaaggaatctcacaaggcactagcgcTAAACTCAAgtgagtagctctctcttgcttgctttctcttttgtggcacttgtgttggttgtagtggtctaaatcttgtgtataggatggatcaatgaatatatgcggttgagagggcttgagtatgtcaactagatgacttggaatgttgcttggtctCCCctcccttgaagtggccggttggggtggtatttatagccaccaaccaaatcgtagccgttggagaagtctgctggcgatgggcgcaccggacagtccggtgcgccaccggacagtgtccggtgtgcagccacgtcagccgaccgttggggttcgaccgttgcagctctgtcttgtgggcccgcctggctgtccggtggtgcaccggacaggccctgtaggctgtccggtgtgccacccgcgtgtGCTCTGCTCCTCCGCgcgtgctggcgcgcatttaatgcgttgcagacgaccgttgcgctcgAAGTAGCCATTGCCCCGCAGtcacacctgacagtccggtgactcaccggacagtctggtggattatagcggagcggattcccgaagctggtgagttcagagttgctctcccttggggaaccggacactgttcggtgatacaccggacagtccggtgaattatagcggagctcctctgaaaattcccaaaggtgaagagttggaagtcgagttccctggtgcaccggacactgtccggtggcacaccggacagtccggtgcgccagaccagggcacacttcggttgtcccttgctctcttgatgaacccttttcttggtcttggtattggcttattgggaacctttggcacctgtagaacttatacactagagcaaactagttagtccaatttgtgttgggcagttcaaccaccaaaatcaattaggaaataggtgtaagcctaattccctttcaatctccccctttttggtgattgatgccaacacaaaccaaagcaagtatagaagtgcataattgaactagtttgcataattgtaagtgcaaagattacttagaattaagccaatataaattctcataagatatgcatggattgtttctttataattttaatattttggaccacgcttgcaccacatattgtgtttttgcaaatacttttgtaaattcttttcaaagttcttttgcaaatagtcaaaggtaaatgagtaagattttgagaagcattttcaagatttgaaattttctccccttgtttcaaatgctttttcctttgactaaacaaaactccccttcaataaaattctcctcttagtgttcaagagggttttaagataccaatttttgaagttgctactttctccccctttagaacacaatgagatatcaatttgaaaatcataagttttaaaatttggtggtggtggggtccttttgctttgggcttaatactctccccctttggcatgaatcgccaaaacggatgtttgagtgaaatataaaccCTTTCatgaactactttctccccctttggcaaataatatgagtgaagattataccaaaagacGGAGaattgctcggagtgacggcgaaggatgagttatggagtggagtggaagcctttgttttcgccgaagactccaattccctttcaatatacctatgacttggtttgaaatacacttgaaaacacattagtcatagcatatataaaagagacatgatcaaaaggatatatcaaattaagcatgatcatagttctatataacatagattgctccccctaaatatgtgcatggagagaaacacatattttggccttaaatgccaattgcacataattaggttaatgagaacatatctatatcatacagaatgtgaagtgcatttgtgtcatagtataagtgtgatgctcatgacagtttatgcacttatgaaagcatgttatgaaCAATTTAAGcatttcccttaaggatttcaaagaggcttaaggaccatccacctttggaacaaaggtagcttatcctcgttacaaggttaagctttaagctctttgacaataaaatcacttcatctagtttaaGCAAAGATGCATTAATGCAggagtgaaattttaagaggttaaactaggtatgaagcagggataatgcatggacatgctttctcttccttttatacaagacatacaaagaatgtatagaaaaggaagatttaggtacatgtgtaaatAAAAGGAAGCAGTTTTAccgttttgtaccttcacatagagacgctatcttcattgtgctttgtccttagtcttagatgcttaagacctatactcaatgacaatatatgaagatattttgcacaagagagagttctacaactagtgatcctcttTCAAGTTATTGtaagcatatatcaaatggatcataaATTGCATAaaagtatcatgaattctccttttagctTAGTGTATATCAAGTAGCAATAGATAGTATACACGGCACTAAGAAACATGATTGTTAATTGAAgtcattcaatgatcaaacaaataacagatgtgatcaaaagaacaacatacacATAAGATTATCAAATAAGCTTGAAGTAGGAGAATCCAGCAAATATGCTACTTTGGcaatgaaagctacaatccttgataaagatgACATTACTTTAACAAGATGGATTAAATtgaagtagcatacttcatgagaaacttaatctcatgcaagagactatatgaaattactaagataaagcaatagtctcaacataatcaagatataaGAATAGaccccccctaaagatatgcattgagtatttgaaagaattgattcaatgcattcacttttaaagaCATATAGGGAaaagcattatacatcttgatcaaggcttataaaatttgcaataaacaacttaagcctggtaaTCTCATTATGAAAggatttagaatactcacaacctcaccattgattgttttgaggATCTTATTATCCAGGtgagtgttgttgttcttgacgtccttctctttcatgtgagtgtcctccctttgtagttgtttctttttcctttcaaacttattgaaaatactcaagaaagatgttaatagcacaagggagcatatgatgaaggatgatttctttagataataaataaaaacaattcatcattcattaagtcacacagacatgaagtaaaatcctcattattagtgcacatcattagaaaagaggaatatgcaccttttaaatATTTTGACCAATCATAGGAAGTTCACTTCTTCATATTAAATTTATTAATCATTACTTGGAAGTAAATCAATATGAGAATatgtatagcaaaggcatgaaatagattTTAATGGACtagtgcatttatgagaatgagattgaatgcacacctagctgacttaagtccaataaagaatctattcctcacatgggtagaatatgataatttagattaaatagccattgagatgggaactatttttaagaagatgagttcccatacctttgcttttacctttcttccttcgggcgaagagcaacccttgaggcttgtggctttgAACATGCACTTACTTTCTTGTAGATTTCCATAAGTAAGCTTaggagatatgtcattagtagcacaagcactagtctccatttttgtaatcatttttgataaggaatgaaaagatGGATTACTAAAACATgaaaacttcatagcatgaactagattatcctatagatgatgttatgctcaattttaactcatgaAACATGCATAAATAATCCCTTAagattataggaataaatctaattcatgatttggaaagagataaatgtgaaagaatcaaatccaatttaagcaagtaaAAACacatcataaatcattggattgatttttcttttcatgttagattacacattcctaaagagaaacttattctctataagtgagactacttgggttacttagataaaatcattggtctcactattctagttatagagagagttttccttttataagtgtcctaaggatttgaattccttacgtgacaccttattcttttaagaacttgaaatatctctctatatctagaatcatggcaataataagataattagtgtaaaacatgccatgaggtacttcaacaatttaaagcatgtagattgtcataatatagaaatgatgaatgcacaatctaccatatgagaggaatttcttcaaagaatggtgacataatttcaaaaacatcttaagtgcttcctttttctatgtgactacacaagacacataagaaatgataatttaagatacttgcactaaAAAGCATAagagttaccatcctttggcattcctcaatgttgtaggccttgatt from Zea mays cultivar B73 chromosome 6, Zm-B73-REFERENCE-NAM-5.0, whole genome shotgun sequence harbors:
- the LOC103630134 gene encoding B-box zinc finger protein 22; translation: MKVLCSACEAAEASVLCCADDAALCARCDREVHAANRLAGKHQRLPLLAPGGQGAAAVSPPKCDICQECDAYFFCLEDRALLCRSCDVAVHTANSFVSAHRRFLLTGVQVGQELEPDDLSLEQREASSPPPAKSEPTPPLYSESDFGWAAGAGATGSLTDWSAVQEEFGSPAPRLAEAAPRATPKRTPRAPAFGAGQGRIAGGVMDWPLGEFFRGVSDFNGGFSFGESGNSKADSGKLGDSAGGSPYYRSSEEERDANELFGQVPEIQWSVPALPSPPTASGLHWQHGGPDSGAFVPDICTPDGAGRCFPTASGAAKRQRNR